The following coding sequences are from one Lolium rigidum isolate FL_2022 chromosome 6, APGP_CSIRO_Lrig_0.1, whole genome shotgun sequence window:
- the LOC124667290 gene encoding L-type lectin-domain containing receptor kinase IX.1-like produces the protein MGISVAVPSLLLLLLLSLLLPPAAAHFSFTYNFTAASASDSAPSGISFQGDAFFNKYIRLTRDERVGPLTSSAGRAYFSRPIALSDPITRRLASFASSFAFSISAPEPSAASGDGLAFFLSPFPSVLPNSSAGGLLGLFNSSTRDAIIPLVAIEFDTFRNDWDPSDDHVGINLGGIVSDATADWPTSMKDGRTAHARVAYDGDAKNLTVALSYGESPPTDVVLWLAVDLREHLPDAVAIGFSAATGEAAELHKVLYWDFTSSVDPEKGTIMLWVALGVCGFLVVLIGAGVVWFAKEWRKAGEPVLYGDIDIDDAMGYEELGDDEFVVESGPRRFRYAELASATKNFSEERKLGQGGFGAVYRGFLKGLGLEVAIKRVSKGSTQGRKEYAAEVRIISQLRHRHLVRLVGWCHEHRGDFLLVYELMPNGSVDHHLYGKGVLLTWPTRYDIALGLASALLYLHEECRQCIVHRDIKPSNVMLDAAFSAKLGDFGLAKLVEHGSQPYTTVLAGTLGYLAPECLTTGKSSRESDVYSFGVVALEIACGRRPAELTEEPSKARLVPWVWELYGKKALLEAADWRLKGEFDEKQMEHLMVVGLWCAHPDYTHRPSIRQALNVLKLEAPLPVLAPKMPVPTFFPLPDLASSVVSVEALSSTDYPGVNEYESSARSGPSSRDRLLEP, from the coding sequence ATGGGGATCTCCGTCGCcgtcccctccctcctcctcctcctcctcctatccCTCCTCctaccgccggccgccgcgcactTCTCCTTCACCTACAACTTCACCGCCGCCTCGGCCTCCGACTCGGCGCCGTCCGGCATCTCCTTCCAGGGCGACGCCTTCTTCAACAAGTACATCCGCCTCACCCGCGACGAGCGCGTCGGCCCGCTCACCAGCAGCGCCGGCCGGGCCTACTTCTCCCGCCCCATCGCGCTCTCCGACCCCATCACCCGCCGCCtcgcctccttcgcctcctccttcgccttcTCCATCTCCGCGCCCGAGCCCTCCGCCGCATCCGGCGATGGCCTCGCcttcttcctctccccgttcccctCCGTCCTCCCCAACAGCTCCGCCGGCGGCCTCCTCGGCCTCTTCAACTCCTCCACCCGCGACGCCATCATCCCCCTCGTCGCCATCGAGTTCGACACCTTCAGGAACGACTGGGACCCCAGCGACGACCACGTCGGCATCAACCTCGGCGGGATCGTCTCCGACGCCACCGCCGACTGGCCCACCAGCATGAAGGACGGCCGCACGGCCCACGCGCGCGTCGCCTACGACGGCGACGCCAAGAACCTCACCGTCGCGCTCTCCTACGGCGAATCTCCCCCCACGGACGTCGTCCTGTGGCTCGCCGTCGATCTGAGGGAGCACCTACCCGACGCCGTGGCCATCGGCTTCTCCGCCGCCACGGGCGAGGCAGCCGAGCTGCACAAGGTGCTGTACTGGGATTTCACCTCCAGTGTCGACCCAGAGAAGGGGACGATTATGCTGTGGGTGGCATTAGGGGTGTGCGGATTCCTCGTTGTGCTCATCGGCGCAGGGGTTGTTTGGTTCGCCAAGGAATGGAGGAAGGCCGGAGAACCCGTCCTCTATGGCGACATTGACATCGACGATGCGATGGGGTATGAGGAGCTGGGCGATGATGAGTTCGTCGTGGAGAGCGGGCCAAGACGGTTCCGGTACGCCGAATTGGCGTCAGCGACCAAGAATTTCTCCGAGGAGAGGAAGCTCGGGCAGGGCGGGTTCGGCGCGGTTTACCGGGGTTTCTTGAAGGGGCTTGGTCTGGAGGTGGCCATCAAGAGGGTCTCCAAGGGGTCGACACAGGGCCGCAAAGAGTACGCCGCCGAGGTGCGCATCATCAGCCAATTGCGCCACCGCCATTTGGTCAGGCTCGTCGGGTGGTGCCATGAGCACCGCGGTGACTTCTTGCTTGTGTATGAGCTCATGCCCAATGGCAGCGTCGACCACCACCTCTACGGAAAGGGCGTGCTCCTCACCTGGCCGACGCGGTATGACATTGCTCTAGGCCTCGCCTCGGCGCTGCTCTACCTCCACGAGGAGTGCCGGCAGTGCATCGTGCACCGCGACATCAAGCCGAGCAATGTGATGCTGGATGCCGCGTTCAGTGCCAAGCTCGGTGACTTTGGCCTTGCCAAGCTTGTTGAGCATGGCAGCCAGCCTTACACCACCGTCCTGGCTGGCACATTGGGATACTTGGCTCCAGAGTGCCTGACGACAGGCAAGTCGAGCCGGGAGTCGGACGTGTACAGCTTTGGCGTGGTGGCATTGGAAATCGCTTGCGGGCGGCGGCCAGCAGAGCTAACCGAGGAGCCGAGCAAGGCAAGACTGGTGCCGTGGGTGTGGGAGCTGTATGGGAAGAAAGCCCTTCTTGAAGCGGCAGACTGGAGGTTGAAGGGAGAGTTTGATGAGAAGCAGATGGAGCACCTCATGGTCGTCGGACTATGGTGTGCTCATCCTGACTACACACATAGACCAAGCATCAGGCAGGCCCTGAATGTGCTGAAACTCGAGGCGCCACTGCCTGTGCTGGCACCCAAGATGCCAGTGCCAACGTTCTTCCCTTTGCCTGACTTGGCCTCTTCGGTAGTATCAGTTGAAGCTTTGTCAAGCACAGATTACCCAGGCGTTAATGAGTATGAATCGTCAGCTCGCAGCGGGCCGTCATCGAGGGATagacttctggagccatga